The nucleotide sequence TCCAGGCCTCCATGCGCTCCTGCTCCGGGCCCTCGGCGAGCACATGGTCGAGCATCGCCTGCGGGATCAGCACCGCGCCGTCCTGGTCGGCGACGATGACATCGTTCGGGAACACCGCGACGCCGCCGCAGCCGATCGCCTCGCCCCAGCCGACGAAGGTCAGGCCCGCGACAGACGGCGGCGCGGCATAGCCGTCGCACCACACGGGAAGGCCGGTGCCCATCACGCCTTCGAGGTCACGCACCACGCCGTCGGTGATCAGCGCGGTGACGCCGCGCTTCACCATGCGCGCGCACAGAATGTCGCCGAAGATGCCGGCGTCCTTGACGCCCATCGCATCCACGACGGCGATGCAGCCTTCGGGCATGGCCTCGATCGCGGTGCGGGTCGAGATCGGCGACGACCAGGACTCCGGAGTTGCCAAGTCCTCGCGCGCCGGCACGAAGCGCAGGGTGAAGGCGGGGCCGACCAGCCGCTTCTGTCCCGGGCGCAGCGGCTTGGCGCCGCGCAGCCAGACATTGCGCAACCCCTTCTTCAGCAGGACCGTGGTGATGGTCGCGGTGGTGACTTGCGACAGGGTGGCGATGGCTTCGGGCGTGAGGGACATTGTGAGACTGGCGCTCCAAACAGGCTGGCGGAAAAAGCAGGCGCATCTTGCGAGCGACGGTCGCGCCGTCAAGGGCATGCTCAGTGCGTTCAGCGCATGCGGGCCCTGCAGCGGCCCGATAAAAGATCCTTATCGCGAAACATCCGATTAATTTATTGAATTTCCGAGACTTTTTGCCTTTGACCCAATTCCACTCAGCATCGAAACCAGCTAGACCAGGGATCACGAACGCGGATCCTTTCGGACTCATGGCCGATCCTCTTCCACCTCCTCGCCTGCTGCCCAGCGGCGACAGCGCCGTCACCGTCGAGTTCAGCCGGACCATCGACGAGACCGCGAACCGGCGTGTGCTCGCGCTCGATCACGCGTTGGCGGCTGCAGCGATCCCCGGCATTACCGAGACAGTCCCGACCTATCGCTCGCTGCTGGTGCACTATGATCCCGGCGTGATCGACCATGCCGCGCTCAGCAGTCAGCTGCTCGCGCTGTCGGCCGGCTCGCTCGCGCCGGAGAACGACATCAGGCGCTGGCGCGTGCCGGTCTGCTATGGCGGCGAGAACGGCATCGACCTCGAGGATGTCGCCAAGGCGCTGAACCTCACTACGGACGAGGTGGTCGCTCGTCACGTCGCCGGCACCTATCGCGTGGCGATGATCGGCTTCACGCCCGGCTGGTCCTATCTCTCGGGACTCGAGCCATCGCTGCAAATGCCCCGCCGGCAGAACCCGCGGCTGGCGACACCCGCAGGGATTGTCGCGATCGGCGGCATTCAGACCGGCATCCAGTGCCTGGCCGGCCCCTGTGGCTGGCACCTGATCGGCCGCACGGCCATGCGGACGTTCCAGCTGCATCGCACGCCGACTTTCCTGCTCGAGCCCGGCGACGAGGTGAGCTTCACGGCCGTCGACGAGAAGACGTTTGCCGAGCAGGAGCGCGCCGCCGACGCGGGCGAACTGATCGCGGAGCGGATCGCGGCATGAGCACGCTCGTCGTCTCGCAGATCAGTCCGGCGAGCTCTGTCCAGGATGGCGGCCGCTTCGGCGCGCAGCGCTACGGGCTGACGCCGTCGGGCGCAATGGACAAGTTGGCGCTTGCCGCCGCAAACAGTCTGGTCGGCAATGAACTGATGGCCGCTGCCATCGAGATCGGCCCGTTCGGCGCGACGTTTACCGCAAAGGACGGAGCCGTCCGCGTTGCGTTGTCTGGCGCGCCGCGCCCCGCTGACGTCGCCAAGCGCCCGGTCGAGATGAATACATCGGTGACGCTGAACGAGGGCGAGAAGCTGACGGTTGGTTTTGCGCGCGGCGGCTCGTTCAGCTATCTCGCGATCGAAGGCGGCATTGCCGGCGAGCCGGTGTTCAACAGCCTCTCCGTCAATGCGCGTGCGGGCTTGGGCAGCCCCTACCCGCGGCCACTGCAGTCGGGCGATGAGTTCGAGGTCGCAGCCGCGAGCCAGGCGCCGGAGATGCAGATCGAGCTTCCGAAGACGAGCGGCGCGATCCGGGTGGTGATGGGCCCGCAGGACGATGAGTTCAGCGACGAGATGAAGGCGCTGTTCCTCGGCAGTGACTGGAAAGTGTCTGCCACCAGCGACCGCATGGGCTATCGCCTCGAGGGTCCCGTGATCCGTCACCTGCACGGCCACAACATCGTCTCCGACGGCACCGTCGAAGGCAGCATCCAGGTGCCCGGCAACGGCTCGCCGATCGTGCTGATGTCGGACCGCGGCACCAGCGGCGGCTATCCTAAGATCGCGACCGTGATCACAGCCGACTACGGACGTCTTGCGCAGACACCGGCCGGGACGCCATTCCGATTCAAGGCGGTGAGCTTGGCCGAGGCGCAGAGCGAGCTGCGCCGCTACACGGACCTGCTGCGCAGCCTGCCCGACCGCGTCAGCGAGCTTGCGAGCAGTGAGTTCAACCTGGATGCGCTGTTCACGGCGAATGTGGCCGGCCATGCGGTCAGCGCAACCGA is from Bradyrhizobium sp. ORS 285 and encodes:
- a CDS encoding biotin-dependent carboxyltransferase family protein, with translation MSTLVVSQISPASSVQDGGRFGAQRYGLTPSGAMDKLALAAANSLVGNELMAAAIEIGPFGATFTAKDGAVRVALSGAPRPADVAKRPVEMNTSVTLNEGEKLTVGFARGGSFSYLAIEGGIAGEPVFNSLSVNARAGLGSPYPRPLQSGDEFEVAAASQAPEMQIELPKTSGAIRVVMGPQDDEFSDEMKALFLGSDWKVSATSDRMGYRLEGPVIRHLHGHNIVSDGTVEGSIQVPGNGSPIVLMSDRGTSGGYPKIATVITADYGRLAQTPAGTPFRFKAVSLAEAQSELRRYTDLLRSLPDRVSELASSEFNLDALFTANVAGHAVSATDVTTWPGVTPD
- the pxpB gene encoding 5-oxoprolinase subunit PxpB; its protein translation is MADPLPPPRLLPSGDSAVTVEFSRTIDETANRRVLALDHALAAAAIPGITETVPTYRSLLVHYDPGVIDHAALSSQLLALSAGSLAPENDIRRWRVPVCYGGENGIDLEDVAKALNLTTDEVVARHVAGTYRVAMIGFTPGWSYLSGLEPSLQMPRRQNPRLATPAGIVAIGGIQTGIQCLAGPCGWHLIGRTAMRTFQLHRTPTFLLEPGDEVSFTAVDEKTFAEQERAADAGELIAERIAA
- a CDS encoding ribonuclease activity regulator RraA is translated as MSLTPEAIATLSQVTTATITTVLLKKGLRNVWLRGAKPLRPGQKRLVGPAFTLRFVPAREDLATPESWSSPISTRTAIEAMPEGCIAVVDAMGVKDAGIFGDILCARMVKRGVTALITDGVVRDLEGVMGTGLPVWCDGYAAPPSVAGLTFVGWGEAIGCGGVAVFPNDVIVADQDGAVLIPQAMLDHVLAEGPEQERMEAWIVDEVNKGAVLPGLYPMNAETKARYAASKK